One window of Candidatus Methylocalor cossyra genomic DNA carries:
- a CDS encoding ammonium transporter: protein MTKLLTTLAMLYLLSYAGWTPAEEAAAPVPNKGDMAWMLTSTALVLLMSVPALALFYGGLVRTKNMLSVLMQVFVVFSLITVLWCIYGYSLAFTEGNAFIGGLDRLFLKGTFDAAKGEFSMAATFSKKTPLPELLYAAFQATFACITCALILGAVVERIKFAAVLIFIAFWFTLGYAPIAHMVWFWPGPDAYTAVDVVDAQNAKAGLVWQWGALDFAGGTVVHINAGVAGLVGAYLVGKRLGLGKEALAPHSLTMTMIGASLLWFGWFGFNAGSALEANNVAALAFMNTFLATACAVLSWTFGEWAFKGKPSMLGAASGAVAGLVAITPAAGNVGIPGAFVIGTAAGLVCLWGVNGLKRMLGADDALDVFGVHAVGGILGALLTGVFNSPDLGGPGFVTDWVTGKTGYTSIGAQLLIQAKAVGLSIVWSAVAAAVSFKIADVLVGLRVSEEVELQGLDIAEHGETAYHL, encoded by the coding sequence ATGACGAAACTTCTAACGACTCTCGCCATGCTCTACCTGCTGAGCTATGCGGGATGGACGCCAGCCGAGGAAGCCGCCGCGCCGGTCCCCAACAAGGGCGACATGGCCTGGATGCTCACCTCCACCGCCCTGGTGCTGCTCATGTCGGTGCCGGCCCTGGCGCTCTTCTACGGGGGGCTGGTCAGGACCAAGAATATGCTGTCGGTGCTGATGCAGGTGTTCGTGGTGTTCTCGTTAATCACGGTGCTGTGGTGTATCTATGGCTACAGCCTGGCGTTTACCGAGGGCAACGCCTTCATCGGCGGCCTTGACCGGCTGTTCCTCAAAGGGACCTTCGACGCCGCGAAAGGTGAATTCTCGATGGCGGCGACCTTCAGCAAGAAGACGCCGCTCCCCGAACTGCTCTACGCCGCCTTTCAGGCCACCTTTGCCTGCATTACCTGCGCCTTAATCCTAGGCGCCGTGGTGGAGCGCATCAAGTTCGCTGCGGTGCTGATCTTCATCGCTTTCTGGTTCACCCTAGGCTATGCCCCCATCGCCCACATGGTGTGGTTCTGGCCGGGTCCCGACGCCTACACCGCCGTCGACGTGGTCGACGCCCAGAACGCCAAGGCCGGCCTGGTCTGGCAGTGGGGAGCGCTGGACTTCGCCGGCGGCACGGTGGTGCACATCAATGCCGGCGTGGCCGGCCTGGTGGGCGCCTACCTGGTCGGCAAGCGCCTTGGGCTCGGCAAGGAGGCGCTAGCTCCCCATAGCCTCACCATGACCATGATCGGCGCCTCGCTGCTGTGGTTCGGCTGGTTTGGCTTCAATGCCGGCTCCGCCCTCGAGGCCAACAACGTGGCTGCCCTCGCCTTCATGAACACCTTCCTGGCCACGGCCTGTGCGGTCCTGTCCTGGACCTTCGGTGAATGGGCCTTCAAGGGGAAACCCTCGATGCTGGGCGCCGCCTCGGGGGCAGTGGCGGGGCTGGTGGCGATCACCCCGGCGGCCGGCAACGTGGGCATTCCGGGCGCCTTTGTGATCGGTACTGCGGCCGGCCTGGTGTGCCTGTGGGGCGTCAACGGCCTCAAAAGAATGTTGGGCGCCGACGATGCCCTGGACGTGTTCGGCGTGCATGCGGTCGGCGGGATCCTCGGGGCGTTGCTCACCGGGGTGTTCAACTCCCCCGACCTGGGGGGCCCTGGCTTCGTGACCGACTGGGTCACCGGCAAGACCGGCTATACCAGCATCGGCGCGCAACTGCTGATTCAAGCCAAGGCGGTCGGGCTATCCATCGTCTGGTCGGCGGTGGCCGCCGCCGTGTCCTTCAAGATCGCCGATGTCCTGGTGGGATTGCGGGTCAGCGAGGAAGTGGAACTCCAAGGGCTGGATATCGCCGAGCACGGCGAGACCGCCTATCACCTATAG
- the glnK gene encoding P-II family nitrogen regulator: MKFVTAILKPFKLDDVREALSDVGISGITVTEVKGFGRQRGHTELYRGAEYVIDFLPKVKLEVAVTDEQLDTVLEAISKTANTGKIGDGKIFVFDLEQVIRIRTGETGADAL; this comes from the coding sequence ATGAAGTTTGTGACCGCCATTCTCAAACCGTTCAAGCTGGACGATGTTCGCGAGGCCCTGTCCGACGTGGGCATTTCCGGCATCACCGTGACCGAGGTCAAGGGCTTCGGCCGGCAACGGGGCCATACCGAGCTGTACCGAGGCGCGGAGTATGTCATCGATTTCCTGCCCAAGGTCAAGCTCGAGGTTGCCGTCACCGACGAGCAGCTGGACACGGTCCTGGAAGCGATCTCCAAGACGGCCAATACCGGCAAGATCGGCGACGGCAAAATCTTCGTCTTCGACCTGGAGCAAGTGATCCGCATCCGTACCGGCGAGACCGGCGCCGACGCCCTCTGA
- a CDS encoding putative bifunctional diguanylate cyclase/phosphodiesterase: MMPPLFPPSPAARGPSLLRDVDPGTLRALSGGLMFLAYGAVALALLWCAWGRRSPRRWALVVLGPAVLVGGIGCGLAVQWLWGAAEPAADWLLAVGIGAVGALLPACILTRRPPTVAKLGRANARAPGRAPPGTDHRRRLALAAAHSPSVVLIIGRDGRIEYCNPAYYKLTGQHRVALGEKRASLWTCGILDPAAYREVRDALSAGRIWEGERLTSNAQGQRCWYRQYLTPLWDAPDQVSYYLLIAQDITDLKNAAASSRRLAFFDLVTGLPNRTLFRARLEQTHRRAAREGTAFAVMYLDLDRFKHINDSLNHRLGDQVLAAVGKRLRRCLGSEATVARLGGDEFAVLLPNLAHGKMAGAAATAILEALKAPFQIAGRSLFATASIGISLYPDDHHDLDQLLKMADAAMDKAKELGRNRCQFFQDTPRARGERRLALETGLRYALERGELEIYYQPKFELADGRCYAAEALLRWRRPGHGLVGPAQFVPIAEDIGLIVPIGEWLLGAVCRQMAAWQAAGLDLAVAVNLSAQQFQQKNLLRRLDAVLEETRINRARLELEITESAAMHDPEHTAEVLRSMKQRGLTLALDDFGVGYSSLSYLQRFPLDTLKIDQSFVRQLGAGSDGARIIRAMIALAHSLDLMVVAEGVETEAQAEFLRRCRCDWAQGYLYSPPLPAEDFARWVRQQRADVASPTG, from the coding sequence ATGATGCCTCCGCTGTTCCCGCCATCGCCCGCGGCCCGCGGGCCATCCCTGCTGCGGGACGTCGACCCGGGCACCTTGCGGGCCCTCTCCGGGGGGCTGATGTTTCTCGCCTATGGCGCCGTCGCCCTGGCCTTGCTGTGGTGCGCCTGGGGGCGGCGATCCCCCCGACGCTGGGCTCTGGTGGTGCTAGGTCCCGCCGTGCTGGTGGGCGGGATCGGCTGTGGGCTCGCGGTCCAGTGGCTGTGGGGTGCCGCCGAGCCGGCGGCCGATTGGCTGCTGGCGGTGGGCATCGGCGCGGTGGGCGCCCTCCTGCCGGCGTGCATCCTGACGCGCCGCCCACCGACGGTGGCCAAGCTCGGCCGGGCCAACGCTAGGGCTCCGGGCCGCGCCCCACCCGGCACGGATCACCGGCGCCGCCTGGCCCTGGCCGCGGCACACAGTCCCAGCGTGGTGCTCATCATCGGTCGGGACGGGCGTATCGAGTACTGCAATCCCGCCTACTACAAGTTGACCGGTCAGCATCGGGTGGCGCTCGGGGAAAAGCGGGCCTCCCTGTGGACCTGCGGCATCCTGGATCCGGCGGCTTACCGGGAGGTCCGGGATGCCTTGAGCGCCGGCCGGATCTGGGAAGGGGAGCGCTTGACCAGCAATGCCCAGGGCCAGCGCTGTTGGTACCGGCAGTACCTCACCCCGCTGTGGGACGCGCCGGACCAGGTCTCGTACTACCTGTTGATCGCCCAGGACATCACCGACCTCAAGAACGCTGCCGCGAGCTCGCGCCGCCTGGCCTTTTTTGATCTTGTCACCGGCCTTCCCAACCGCACCCTGTTCCGGGCGCGCTTGGAGCAAACCCACCGCCGTGCTGCCCGGGAGGGCACTGCCTTCGCAGTGATGTACCTGGACCTGGACCGGTTCAAGCACATCAATGACAGCCTCAACCATCGGCTCGGCGACCAGGTGCTGGCCGCGGTGGGCAAGCGCCTGCGCCGCTGCCTCGGGAGCGAAGCCACGGTGGCCCGCCTCGGGGGCGACGAATTCGCCGTGCTGCTCCCCAACCTGGCCCACGGCAAGATGGCCGGCGCCGCCGCCACGGCCATCCTGGAGGCCCTGAAGGCGCCCTTCCAGATCGCCGGCCGCTCCCTGTTCGCCACCGCCAGCATCGGCATCAGCCTCTATCCCGACGACCACCACGACCTCGACCAGCTGCTCAAGATGGCCGATGCGGCGATGGACAAGGCCAAGGAACTGGGACGTAACCGCTGCCAGTTTTTCCAGGACACCCCCCGGGCCCGGGGGGAGCGGCGCCTGGCCCTCGAGACCGGCCTACGCTACGCCCTCGAGCGGGGGGAGCTGGAGATCTATTACCAGCCCAAATTCGAGCTGGCCGACGGCCGCTGCTATGCCGCCGAAGCCCTGCTCCGCTGGCGACGGCCGGGGCACGGGCTGGTGGGCCCCGCCCAGTTCGTGCCGATCGCCGAGGACATCGGGCTGATCGTCCCCATCGGGGAATGGCTGCTCGGCGCGGTGTGCCGGCAAATGGCCGCCTGGCAGGCGGCGGGGCTGGATTTGGCGGTGGCGGTGAACCTATCGGCCCAGCAGTTCCAGCAAAAGAATCTGCTGAGGCGGCTCGACGCCGTCCTGGAGGAGACGCGCATCAATCGCGCCCGCCTGGAGTTGGAGATCACCGAATCCGCCGCCATGCACGACCCCGAGCACACCGCCGAGGTGCTCCGGAGCATGAAGCAGCGCGGTTTGACCTTGGCCCTGGACGATTTCGGAGTCGGCTATTCGTCCCTCAGCTATTTGCAGCGATTTCCACTGGATACCCTCAAGATTGACCAATCCTTCGTCCGCCAGCTCGGCGCCGGTTCCGATGGCGCCCGCATCATCCGGGCCATGATCGCCCTCGCCCATAGCCTGGACCTGATGGTGGTGGCCGAAGGCGTGGAGACCGAGGCGCAAGCCGAATTCCTCCGGAGGTGCCGGTGCGATTGGGCGCAAGGCTACCTGTACAGCCCGCCCCTGCCCGCCGAGGACTTCGCCCGGTGGGTGCGGCAGCAGCGCGCCGACGTGGCCTCACCCACCGGATGA
- a CDS encoding accessory factor UbiK family protein: MFDTLPLADLAKRLAETLPADVRLLREDLEKNFQAILQASFARMNLVSREEFEVQRAVLARTRERLEQLESRLAELEQRVLGR, from the coding sequence ATGTTCGACACCCTTCCCCTGGCCGATCTCGCCAAGCGTTTGGCCGAAACCCTGCCGGCCGACGTACGCCTGCTGCGCGAGGATCTCGAGAAGAACTTCCAAGCCATTCTGCAAGCCTCCTTCGCCCGGATGAACCTGGTGAGCCGGGAGGAATTCGAGGTCCAGCGGGCGGTCCTGGCCCGCACCCGAGAACGGCTGGAACAGCTGGAAAGCCGGCTGGCCGAGTTGGAGCAGCGGGTGCTCGGCCGCTGA
- a CDS encoding YifB family Mg chelatase-like AAA ATPase, producing MSLAVVYTRGRQGIEAPLVTVEVHISNGLPGLSIVGLPETAVKESKDRVRGALLNCGFQFPMQRITVNMAPADIPKEGGRFDLAIALGILAASGQVRDEPLRELECVGELSLGGELRPVSGVLPVALQARAAGRALIVPKDNAGEAALLDAVRVLPAAHLLEVCAHLNGTARIQFQPPALAPSTVEDPLDFADVHGHFQAKRALEVAAAGKHNLLMLGPPGTGKSMLAARLPSILPPLSDQEALESAAIASVSGQPFDPRQWRRPPFRAPHHTASAPALVGGGGNPRPGEISLAHNGILFLDELPEFDRKVLEVLREPLETGAITISRAARQVDFPARFQLIAAMNPCPCGYLGDASGRCRCTAEQVARYRGRLSGPLLDRIDIHLEVPRVSHELLRHGSPGGEETSAAIRARVVAARQRAMARTGCPNAWLTPQQIKRVCALDDAGHRLLEHAMDRLGLSHRAYHRILKLARTIADLAGSEAITPAHLSEAIGYRRLDRMARSPVGMRG from the coding sequence ATGTCCCTGGCCGTCGTTTATACCCGGGGCCGGCAAGGCATCGAAGCCCCGCTGGTCACGGTCGAGGTCCATATTTCCAACGGCCTGCCGGGGCTTTCCATCGTCGGTCTGCCGGAAACCGCGGTGAAGGAGAGCAAAGACCGGGTGCGGGGCGCCCTGCTCAACTGCGGGTTCCAGTTCCCCATGCAGCGCATCACGGTCAACATGGCGCCCGCCGACATCCCCAAGGAGGGTGGGCGCTTCGATCTGGCCATCGCCTTGGGGATCCTGGCCGCCTCCGGCCAGGTGCGGGACGAGCCCTTGCGGGAGCTGGAGTGCGTGGGCGAGTTGTCCCTAGGTGGGGAGCTGCGCCCGGTGAGCGGGGTGCTGCCGGTCGCGCTTCAGGCCCGCGCCGCCGGGCGAGCATTGATCGTGCCCAAGGACAATGCCGGCGAGGCGGCGCTGCTGGACGCGGTGAGGGTCCTGCCGGCGGCCCATCTATTGGAAGTGTGCGCCCATCTCAACGGAACAGCCCGGATCCAATTCCAGCCGCCCGCGCTGGCGCCCTCGACGGTCGAGGACCCCCTCGATTTCGCCGATGTGCATGGCCATTTTCAGGCCAAGCGCGCCCTGGAGGTGGCGGCGGCGGGTAAGCACAATCTGCTGATGCTCGGCCCGCCCGGCACCGGCAAGTCCATGCTGGCGGCCCGCCTGCCCAGTATCCTGCCGCCCTTGTCCGACCAGGAAGCCTTGGAAAGCGCTGCCATTGCCTCGGTCAGCGGGCAGCCGTTTGACCCGCGCCAGTGGCGGCGGCCGCCGTTCCGAGCCCCCCATCACACCGCCTCGGCCCCGGCGCTGGTGGGGGGCGGTGGCAATCCCAGACCGGGCGAGATTTCCCTGGCCCACAACGGGATCCTGTTCCTGGACGAGCTGCCGGAGTTCGACCGCAAGGTCCTGGAAGTCCTGCGGGAGCCGCTGGAGACCGGAGCCATCACCATCTCCCGGGCGGCCCGACAGGTGGACTTCCCGGCCCGCTTCCAGCTCATTGCGGCCATGAATCCCTGTCCCTGCGGCTACCTGGGAGATGCCTCGGGCCGCTGCCGCTGCACCGCGGAGCAAGTGGCCCGCTACCGGGGGCGGCTATCGGGACCGTTACTGGACCGCATCGACATCCATCTGGAAGTGCCCAGGGTATCCCACGAGCTGCTGCGCCATGGCTCCCCGGGCGGCGAGGAGACCAGCGCTGCCATCCGCGCCCGGGTGGTGGCGGCCAGGCAGCGGGCCATGGCGCGCACCGGCTGCCCCAATGCCTGGTTGACCCCACAGCAAATCAAACGGGTGTGCGCGCTGGACGACGCCGGCCACCGGCTTCTGGAGCACGCCATGGACCGGCTGGGTTTGTCCCACCGCGCCTATCATCGCATTTTGAAGCTGGCGCGCACCATCGCCGATCTGGCCGGGTCAGAGGCCATCACTCCGGCCCATCTGAGCGAGGCCATCGGTTATAGGCGGCTGGACCGGATGGCCAGGAGCCCGGTCGGCATGCGGGGCTGA